Proteins encoded together in one Micromonospora auratinigra window:
- a CDS encoding LacI family DNA-binding transcriptional regulator: protein MAEKVTIATVARHAQVSRQTVSNVLNAPHVVREETRRRVQEAITALGYRANQAARQMRTGRSRLIAVRIEPTRDGINGSVLDRFLHGLTETADAAGYRVLLYTARDDGHEIATYDDLLGAYDLDAFVLTGTDHGDPRTAWLAEREVPFVTFGRPWDAPDAHPWVDVDGAAGTAQATRRLLDTGHRRIAFLGWPAGSGVGDDRRAGWRTTLAAAGLDGAAPDAATEDGIAEGERVMRDLLALDEPPTAVVCVSDSLALGALQAVRVAAAPVAVVGFDDTPVAAAVGLTSVSQPLAAAAARCVELLTALLDGQPTDPQVLLRPELVLRHTA from the coding sequence GTGGCTGAAAAGGTGACCATCGCGACGGTGGCCCGGCACGCCCAGGTGAGCCGGCAGACGGTCTCCAACGTGCTCAACGCGCCGCACGTGGTGCGCGAGGAGACCCGACGCCGGGTGCAGGAGGCCATCACCGCGCTCGGCTACCGGGCCAACCAGGCCGCCCGGCAGATGCGGACCGGCCGGTCCCGGTTGATCGCGGTCCGGATCGAGCCCACCCGCGACGGGATCAACGGCTCCGTCCTCGACCGGTTCCTGCACGGGCTCACCGAGACCGCCGACGCCGCCGGCTACCGCGTCCTGCTCTACACCGCCCGCGACGACGGCCACGAGATCGCCACCTACGACGACCTGCTCGGCGCGTACGACCTGGACGCGTTCGTGCTCACCGGCACCGACCACGGGGACCCGCGCACCGCCTGGCTGGCCGAGCGGGAGGTGCCCTTCGTGACCTTCGGTCGGCCCTGGGACGCCCCCGACGCGCATCCCTGGGTCGACGTCGACGGCGCGGCCGGCACCGCCCAGGCCACCCGGCGACTCCTCGACACCGGCCACCGCCGGATCGCCTTCCTCGGCTGGCCGGCGGGCTCCGGCGTCGGCGACGACCGGCGCGCCGGCTGGCGTACCACCCTGGCGGCGGCCGGCCTCGACGGCGCCGCACCCGACGCGGCCACCGAGGACGGCATCGCCGAGGGGGAGCGCGTCATGCGCGACCTGCTCGCCCTCGACGAGCCGCCCACCGCCGTGGTCTGCGTCAGCGACTCGCTCGCCCTCGGCGCGCTCCAGGCCGTCCGCGTCGCGGCGGCGCCGGTCGCCGTCGTCGGCTTCGACGACACCCCGGTCGCCGCGGCGGTCGGGCTGACCAGCGTCAGTCAACCGCTCGCGGCCGCCGCGGCCCGCTGCGTCGAGCTGCTCACCGCCCTGCTCGACGGCCAACCCACCGACCCCCAGGTGCTGCTCCGCCCCGAGCTGGTGCTGCGCCACACCGCCTGA
- a CDS encoding sugar ABC transporter substrate-binding protein — protein MTPRTLTRAAVAGLAAVALFGTAGCGGGFDDSKDTTQSSGPASLQILIGSSGDAETTAVRDAAAKWASASGNTATVTPAQDLTQQLGQALAGGTPPDVFYVDASRFADFASVGALEPYGDKISKTDDFYESLRTAFTYDGKLYCAPKDFSTLALEINTDLWTKVGLTDADVPTSWDQLTAVSQKIKAKGMVALALGDTRDRMGAFLVQNGGWLMSKDGKQPTADTPQNVQALQYVKSLLTSGYAKFPKQLDAGWAGEAFGKGKAVMTIEGNWIKGALQNDFPNVKYKVVPLPAGPKGQGTLSFTQCWGIAAKSKYKEQAIKFVEAMTAGDQQMTFAKAFGVMPSRQSVREQYTGAFPADKPFIDGAGYAQGPVNAPKMDSVLRDLEAGLQGLATGDPKTILANFDKNAKAALGG, from the coding sequence ATGACACCTCGCACCCTCACCCGGGCGGCGGTGGCCGGCCTCGCCGCCGTCGCCCTGTTCGGCACCGCCGGCTGCGGCGGCGGCTTCGACGACTCGAAGGACACCACGCAGTCCAGCGGGCCGGCCAGCCTCCAGATCCTGATCGGCTCCTCCGGCGACGCCGAGACCACCGCGGTCCGGGACGCGGCCGCCAAGTGGGCCTCGGCCAGCGGCAACACCGCCACCGTCACCCCGGCGCAGGACCTCACCCAGCAGCTCGGGCAGGCGCTGGCCGGCGGCACCCCGCCGGACGTCTTCTACGTCGACGCGAGCCGCTTCGCCGACTTCGCCAGCGTCGGCGCGCTGGAGCCGTACGGCGACAAGATCAGCAAGACGGACGACTTCTACGAGAGCCTGCGCACCGCGTTCACCTACGACGGAAAGCTCTACTGCGCGCCGAAGGACTTCTCCACCCTCGCCCTGGAGATCAACACCGACCTCTGGACGAAGGTCGGCCTGACCGACGCCGACGTGCCGACCAGCTGGGACCAGCTCACCGCGGTCAGCCAGAAGATCAAGGCGAAGGGCATGGTCGCGCTCGCCCTCGGCGACACCCGGGACCGGATGGGCGCGTTCCTGGTGCAGAACGGCGGCTGGCTGATGAGCAAGGACGGCAAGCAGCCCACCGCCGACACCCCGCAGAACGTCCAGGCCCTGCAGTACGTGAAGTCGCTGCTCACCAGCGGCTACGCGAAGTTCCCGAAGCAGCTCGACGCCGGCTGGGCCGGCGAGGCGTTCGGCAAGGGCAAGGCCGTCATGACCATCGAGGGCAACTGGATCAAGGGTGCCCTGCAGAACGACTTCCCGAACGTGAAGTACAAGGTCGTGCCGCTGCCGGCCGGCCCGAAGGGGCAGGGCACCCTCTCCTTCACCCAGTGCTGGGGCATCGCCGCCAAGTCGAAGTACAAGGAGCAGGCGATCAAGTTCGTCGAGGCGATGACCGCCGGCGACCAGCAGATGACCTTCGCCAAGGCGTTCGGCGTGATGCCGTCCCGGCAGTCCGTCCGCGAGCAGTACACCGGCGCGTTCCCGGCGGACAAGCCGTTCATCGACGGCGCCGGGTACGCCCAGGGCCCGGTGAACGCCCCGAAGATGGACAGTGTCCTGCGTGACCTGGAAGCCGGCCTCCAGGGGCTGGCCACCGGCGACCCGAAGACGATCCTGGCCAACTTCGACAAGAACGCCAAGGCGGCGCTCGGCGGCTGA
- a CDS encoding carbohydrate ABC transporter permease, which produces MATEALRAPATTPVPSPRRRRGGVRSNENLAGWLFVAPVIVILGLFLLLPILMALWVSLTDWNGQGSPFTGDVPFTGTRNYTRLFTEDGLARRDFMTSIRNNIYYVGIVVPVQTVLALGLALVVNNRMLKGKGFFRSAFYFPSVTSSVAISVVFLFLFANSGAVNKLLGLLGVRGPEWFADSRGVLHLLFGALGVDSPPGALTSGGPLGLTWWDWLAGPSVAMVSIISLVIWTTSGTFMLMFLAALQNVPVALDEASTLDGATRWQRFRHVTLPLIRPTTFLVLTLGLIGSWQVFDQVYVMSQGDPAKTTLTPAYLSYRTAFRDFDYGSGAAISFVLFLIIILLTLLQRRVMADRDEPRRARWWRRRVPERS; this is translated from the coding sequence ATGGCAACCGAAGCACTGCGGGCCCCGGCCACCACGCCGGTGCCGTCACCGCGCCGCCGCCGGGGCGGGGTCCGGAGCAACGAGAACCTGGCCGGCTGGCTCTTCGTCGCGCCGGTGATCGTGATCCTCGGGCTCTTCCTGCTGCTGCCGATCCTGATGGCGCTCTGGGTGAGCCTCACCGACTGGAACGGGCAGGGCAGCCCGTTCACCGGCGACGTGCCGTTCACCGGCACCCGCAACTACACCCGGCTGTTCACCGAGGACGGGCTGGCCCGCCGGGACTTCATGACCAGCATCCGCAACAACATCTACTACGTGGGCATCGTCGTGCCGGTGCAGACCGTGCTCGCCCTCGGCCTCGCCCTGGTGGTCAACAACCGGATGCTCAAGGGCAAGGGCTTCTTCCGCAGCGCCTTCTACTTCCCGTCCGTCACCAGCTCGGTGGCGATCAGCGTGGTGTTCCTGTTCCTGTTCGCCAACTCCGGCGCGGTCAACAAGCTGCTCGGCCTGCTCGGCGTGCGGGGGCCGGAGTGGTTCGCCGACTCCCGGGGCGTGCTGCACCTGCTGTTCGGCGCGCTCGGCGTGGACTCGCCGCCCGGCGCGCTCACCTCCGGCGGGCCGCTCGGGCTGACCTGGTGGGACTGGCTCGCCGGTCCCAGCGTGGCCATGGTCTCGATCATCAGCCTGGTCATCTGGACCACCTCGGGCACCTTCATGCTGATGTTCCTGGCCGCGTTGCAGAACGTCCCGGTGGCGCTCGACGAGGCCAGCACCCTCGACGGGGCGACCCGCTGGCAGCGGTTCCGGCACGTCACGCTGCCACTGATCAGGCCGACCACCTTCCTGGTGCTCACCCTCGGCCTGATCGGCTCGTGGCAGGTCTTCGACCAGGTGTACGTGATGAGCCAGGGCGACCCGGCCAAGACCACGCTCACCCCCGCGTACCTGTCCTACCGGACCGCCTTCCGGGACTTCGACTACGGCTCCGGCGCGGCCATCTCGTTCGTGCTCTTCCTGATCATCATCCTGCTGACCCTGCTCCAGCGCCGGGTGATGGCCGACCGGGACGAGCCCCGGCGGGCCCGGTGGTGGCGGCGACGCGTACCGGAGAGGTCCTGA
- a CDS encoding carbohydrate ABC transporter permease has product MAVRTDRPAAPVARRADRGPRARVNRILGYATLIAFGLVFLYPFVIQLGNSFKTEPDAAANPLSPVPDPVTLAGFERIFAGTNFPLWLGNSLLVTVLVTLGRVFFDSLAGYALARLRFRGRAALFGAVIAVMAVPGVVLLIPKFLVLKQLGLYDSYAGLVVPLLADAAGVFIMKQFFESVPVSIEEAARIDGAGVFRTFWSVVLPTARPALITLTILSFQGSWNEFPHSLVSVQDPDLFTLPRGLADLVSGSLGKGTQYPLKLGAALLATIPVAVLFVIFQRYFVRGANEGVDKG; this is encoded by the coding sequence ATGGCCGTGCGCACCGACCGGCCGGCGGCCCCCGTGGCGCGCCGCGCCGACCGCGGGCCCCGGGCCCGGGTCAACCGCATCCTCGGGTACGCCACCCTGATCGCCTTCGGGCTGGTCTTCCTCTACCCGTTCGTGATCCAGCTCGGCAACTCGTTCAAGACCGAGCCGGACGCGGCGGCGAACCCGCTCTCGCCGGTGCCCGACCCGGTCACCCTGGCCGGCTTCGAACGGATCTTCGCCGGCACGAACTTCCCGCTCTGGCTGGGCAACTCGCTGCTGGTCACCGTGCTGGTCACGCTCGGCCGGGTGTTCTTCGACTCGCTCGCCGGCTACGCGCTCGCCCGGTTGCGGTTCCGGGGCCGCGCCGCGCTGTTCGGCGCGGTCATCGCGGTGATGGCGGTGCCCGGCGTGGTGCTGCTGATCCCGAAGTTCCTGGTGCTCAAGCAGCTCGGCCTCTACGACAGCTACGCGGGCCTGGTGGTGCCGCTGCTCGCCGACGCGGCCGGGGTCTTCATCATGAAGCAGTTCTTCGAGTCGGTGCCGGTCAGCATCGAGGAGGCGGCCCGGATCGACGGGGCGGGCGTGTTCCGTACCTTCTGGTCGGTGGTGCTGCCGACCGCGCGGCCGGCGCTGATCACGCTGACCATCCTGTCGTTCCAGGGCTCCTGGAACGAGTTCCCGCACAGCCTCGTCTCGGTGCAGGACCCGGACCTGTTCACCCTGCCCCGCGGGCTGGCCGACCTGGTCAGCGGGTCGCTCGGCAAGGGCACCCAGTATCCGCTCAAGCTGGGCGCCGCGCTGCTCGCCACCATCCCGGTGGCGGTGCTCTTCGTGATCTTCCAGCGGTACTTCGTCCGGGGCGCGAACGAGGGCGTCGACAAGGGTTGA